From a single Porites lutea chromosome 10, jaPorLute2.1, whole genome shotgun sequence genomic region:
- the LOC140950844 gene encoding uncharacterized protein, protein MEQNLFSRITGLFGDGDDDKSLGPHFVCKKCLRKVERYEACFKELISLREAYQKNLARWRNRVQSSQKSPPSPVSSPGESDSPTSTVKLSVSERSTVSTEQAAYFLENENMKQSIDSAKAQKRRSDMASASSSTDQTKKETAPASPAMSHSPAGENHVTTAINSNTQNSATAFPISVKCSLESANLRPKALVFPSGIAFDYENFPKIVSISWPVITDLSGNKVIVRDGPTRESVSSNDAVVPSSCLSIRNGASSFSWGKPENKPCAPFINSPVGSSYNNTKVQNDNSDGFPTNTSSPLRIPTLAQPCECPIHTQGMCNGPRLQHVEISAQILLSENSANCNNNDDATVPVMKNQSYPSESNSDHEALCLPHYVTGSLSQTREKEPVFGQVLVSPDSKHPGSNPAIIRKILPVKQPLRVKPLHVSFCLPSDPKPAVVGGLPTSTTDQEVKEIPCSINRSDKQTSNTEAPRNNEMQESIEESELTMKDPCESLKCKRAMDDVTVENMDGPSEVINAKTLKPSDESFVLYSPSEDEDEFVQQCTENEHPPTGSSVHSATIPQQNVGFSNKQENVRDLISRIRCIKSKLHRAECEQRKKQMLKNILVLQKRVKALTKGMRKGKVDPVKVDEQTGDSANNDKSISSQESPEVSCVQSNSNGTIVETEVGPVVSDETETINEERETAKSELPFLPDRHQQNPKVATQKNCLNGDELIIPLVDIQLNTSNEAGTKEPQDMGELRPSAFYSADNAENKEFGGSNLGKDDDSDVTRKEFIVTLPSGTRLASSSETLRKRSFPSSNFDEYSFQGSECVVAFKKTKMLSPSGNEAPEVFCSVQDVLHLSNEGNRKSAYSCWGHNFKYDSRGVTQSAALESLVLNDVSELKDCSRDFDKDSSQREIFNLALNKETDSYASALCKLKDKCVEKEDSAGFLAENLAPIEDEENLTKQRTRNVCEDDELGGTSNLSLGSDILSHNVQIVTQDAENGTSLTVTRTNATPNKITDEESVTIASHHPQRETRLVPSHSKDTQIFREEENTFPDYSVQGQENPNAINIDEVGPPRLVLVDRLLDEGVAAKVYEFHESVEQGHAGAAVEISNVFGSMNNRIEEIVREEEQTRLTGHKPFSEETQGISSAFGRASPLVRDNNDKELFSFSLQRVVKEEETQELTSPSVHNSTESSEEIDLMQSIQIRRARILNLTEKRDRLLNLAGLRTNRL, encoded by the exons ATGGAACAAAATCTCTTTTCAAGAATCACAGGGCTTTTCGGTGATGGAGACGATGATAAATCCCTAGGACCTCACTTTGTGTGCAAGAAATGCCTTAGGAAAGTTGAGCGATATGAAGCTTGTTTTAAAGAACTGATTTCATTAAGAGAGGCttaccaaaaaaatttggcccgCTGGAGAAATAGGGTTCAAAGCTCTCAAAAATCGCCGCCAAGTCCAGTTTCTTCGCCAGGCGAAAGTGACAGCCCCACATCAACTGTCAAACTATCAGTCAGTGAAAGGTCAACTGTTTCTACTGAACAAGCGGCTTATTtccttgaaaatgaaaacatgaagCAGTCAATCGATTCTGCAAAAGCACAG AAAAGAAGAAGTGACATGGCCTCTGCCTCTTCTTCAACCGATCAAACTAAGAAGGAAACAGCCCCTGCCAGCCCGGCTATGTCGCATTCACCAGCTGGAGAGAACCATGTGACCACGGCAATAAACAGCAACACTCAAAATTCGGCTACCG CTTTTCCCATTAGCGTAAAGTGTTCCCTAGAGAGTGCAAACCTTAGGCCCAAAGCACTCGTTTTTCCTTCAGGAATAGCTTTCGACTatgaaaattttccaaaaattgtctcCATATCCTGGCCAGTTATCACTGATCTGAGTGGAAACAAAGTCATAGTAAGAGATGGACCTACCCGTGAAAGCGTGTCTAGCAACGATGCAGTTGTGCCATCGAGTTGTCTTAGCATTAGAAACGGAGCATCCAGTTTTAGTTGGGGCAAACCTGAGAATAAACCTTGCGCACCGTTCATAAATTCGCCTGTTGGTTCATCATATAACAACACGAAGGTCCAGAATGACAACAGTGATGGTTTTCCAACGAATACATCTAGTCCTCTTCGGATACCAACATTAGCTCAACCATGCGAGTGCCCAATTCATACTCAAGGCATGTGTAATGGTCCAAGACTACAACACGTTGAAATAAGTGCTCAAATTCTGCTTAGTGAAAACTCTGCAAATTGTAATAACAATGACGATGCAACTGTTCCTGTGATGAAGAATCAAAGCTATCCTTCTGAGTCTAACTCAGACCACGAGGCATTGTGTTTGCCGCATTATGTAACAGGATCATTGAGCCAAACAAGGGAAAAGGAGCCGGTCTTTGGCCAGGTTCTGGTCAGCCCTGACAGCAAACACCCTGGCAGCAATCCGGCGATTATTCGTAAAATCCTGCCGGTGAAACAACCCTTGCGAGTCAAGCCTCTGCACGTTTCATTTTGTTTACCGAGTGATCCAAAGCCGGCAGTCGTGGGGGGATTACCTACGTCTACTACAGATCAGGAGGTAAAAGAGATTCCATGTTCAATCAACCGCTCTGACAAACAAACCAGCAACACTGAAGCACCCAGGAATAATGAAATGCAGGAGAGTATTGAG GAAAGTGAACTGACAATGAAAGATCCTTGCGAAAGCCTCAAATGCAAGAGAGCAATGGACGATGTAACAGTTGAAAATATGGATGGTCCATCCGAAGTAATCAATGCAAAAACCTTAAAACCCTCAGACGAGTCATTTGTGCTTTATTCCCCATCTGAAGATGAGGATGAATTTGTGCAACAGTGTACGGAAAACGAACATCCACCTACCGGAAGTTCAGTTCATTCTGCTACAATACCCCAACAAAATGTGGGATTTAGTAATAAGCAGGAGAATGTCAGGGACCTCATCTCCAGGATTCGTTGCATCAAGAGTAAACTACATCGAGCAGAATGCGAGCAAAGAAAAAAGCAGatgttaaaaaacattttggtcttaCAGAAAAGAGTCAAAGCTCTTACTAAAGGAATGCGCAAAGGGAAAGTAGACCCTGTCAAAGTAGACGAACAGACGGGCGATTCAGCAAACAACGATAAATCAATTTCCAGTCAAGAATCACCGGAAGTAAGCTGCGTTCAGTCAAACTCAAATGGGACAATTGTCGAGACGGAAGTTGGTCCTGTAGTCAGCGATGAAACTGAGACAATAAATGAGGAAAGAGAGACTGCGAAAA GTGAACTTCCCTTTTTACCTGACCGTCATCAACAAAACCCAAAGGTAGCCACTCAGAAAAACTGTCTAAATGGTGACGAACTTATTATTCCATTGGTCGACATTCAGCTCAACACTTCCAACGAAGCTGGGACGAAAGAACCACAAGACATGGGTGAACTGAGACCTTCAGCCTTTTATAGTGCTGACAATGCTGAAAACAAGGAGTTCGGCGGTAGCAACTTAGGGAAAGACGATGATTCAGATGTTACACGAAAGGAATTTATTGTGACATTACCAAGTGGAACTCGACTAGCCTCTTCATCTGAAACTTTGAGAAAACGGTCTTTCCCTTCGTCCAATTTTGATGAATACTCATTTCAGGGAAGTGAGTGCGTTGTAGcgtttaagaaaacaaaaatgttatcCCCATCCGGCAATGAGGCACCTGAAGTATTTTGTTCCGTTCAAGACGTCTTACACCTCAGTAATGAAGGGAATAGGAAAAGTGCTTATTCCTGTTGGGGTCACAATTTCAAGTACGATTCTCGGGGTGTCACACAATCTGCTGCCTTGGAAAGTCTCGTGTTAAATGACGTTAGTGAACTGAAGGATTGTTCAAGAGATTTTGATAAGGATTCTTCCCAaagagaaatatttaatttggCACTAAACAAGGAGACTGACAGTTATGCCTCTGCTTTATGTAAACTTAAAGATAAATGTGTCGAGAAAGAAGATTCTGCAGGGTTTTTGGCGGAAAATTTAGCACCGATTGAAGATGAAGAAAACCTCACCAAGCAAAGGACGAGAAATGTGTGCGAAGACGATGAATTAGGCGGGACCTCAAATCTGTCTCTTGGTTCTGACATTCTTTCTCACAATGTTCAAATTGTCACCCAAGATGCAGAAAATGGAACTAGTTTAACAGTAACTCGAACCAATGCGACACCAAACAAAATAACCGACGAGGAATCGGTAACTATTGCAAGTCACCACCCACAGCGAGAGACACGTTTGGTACCGAGCCACAGTAAGGATACGCAGATCTTTAGAGAGGAAGAGAATACATTTCCCGATTACAGTGTGCAGGGACAGGAAAATCCAAATGCGATCAACATAGATGAAGTAGGACCACCCAGACTGGTTTTGGTCGATCGACTCTTGGATGAAGGTGTGGCAGCCAAAGTCTACGAATTCCATGAGAGTGTTGAGCAAG GTCACGCTGGTGCAGCAGTTGAGATCAGCAACGTATTTGGTAGTATGAACAACCGAATTGAGGAAATAGTGAGAGAAGAAGAGCAGACTCGGCTCACAGGCCACAAACCTTTCTCAGAAGAAACTCAGGGCATTTCCTCGGCATTTGGCCGTGCTTCACCCTTGGTGCGTGATAACAATGATAAAGAGCTTTTCAGCTTCTCACTGCAAAGAGTTGTGAAAGAGGAAGAAACCCAAGAGTTAACAAGTCCTTCCGTGCACAACTCGACTGAAAGCTCAGAAGAAATTGATTTGATGCAAAGTATACAGATTCGTCGCGCGAGAATTTTGAATCTGACGGAAAAGAGAGATAGACTTTTGAATTTGGCCGGGCTCAGAACGAATCGTTTGTAA